A single Leptidea sinapis chromosome 2, ilLepSina1.1, whole genome shotgun sequence DNA region contains:
- the LOC126978112 gene encoding ATP-dependent RNA helicase abstrakt, translated as MSDPPKKRYRRDEKDSESEEDIDNYTPYVPIKERIKDKLLKLGRLGQVANEVAAETKSSSDNDPDDEGSQEEWGRRYNVSLLDQHSELKRIAEARALSAAERQAKEEEHILESVAQSKALMGVAELAKGIQYFEPIKTSWRPPRCILELPEERHEMVRNKLMILVEGDDVPPPIQTFQHMKFPKGVLRGLEEKGIKKPTPIQVQGIPAVLSGRDMIGIAFTGSGKTLVFALPLIMMCLEQEVQMPFIKNEGPYGLIICPSRELAKQTHDIILHFIKHMKMTGFPEIRSCLAIGGVAVSECMETVQRGVHIMVATPGRLMDMLDKKMVRLNVCRYLCMDEADRMIDMGFEEDVRTIFSYFTGQRQTLLFSATMPRKIQNFARSALVKPVTVNVGRAGAASLNVRQELELVKAEARTVHLLHCLQKTPPPVLVFAERKQHVDAIHEYLLLKGVEAVAIHGGKDQEERSRAVEAFRKGEKDVLVATDVASKGLDFQNIQHVINYDMPEDIENYVHRIGRTGRAGGMGVATTLLGRQQDDSVLRDLAHLLREAGQKVPSFLLEMIGEPEVPTAPTADGQGCSYCGGLGHRITECPKLEAVQNKQASNIGRRDYLANTAADY; from the exons GCAAACGAGGTTGCAGCTGAAACAAAGAGTTCGAGTGACAATGATCCTGATGACGAAG GTTCTCAAGAAGAGTGGGGCCGTCGCTACAATGTCTCACTCCTAGACCAGCATAGTGAGCTAAAAAGGATTGCAGAGGCACGGGCACTGTCTGCAGCTGAAAGACAGGCAAAAGAAGAAGAGCATATTCTAGAGAGTGTTGCTCAAAGCAAGGCTTTGATGGGTGTTGCCGAGTTAGCTAAAG GTATCCAGTACTTTGAGCCAATTAAAACATCATGGAGGCCTCCTCGGTGTATCCTGGAGCTGCCAGAGGAAAGGCACGAAATGGTCAGAAACAAGTTGATGATCCTTGTGGAAGGGGATGATGTTCCACCACCGATACAGACATTCCAACACATGAAGTTCCCTAAAG GTGTTCTGCGAGGATTGGAGGAGAAGGGTATCAAGAAGCCGACACCAATCCAAGTCCAGGGGATCCCAGCTGTGCTGAGCGGCAGAGACATGATTGGAATTGCCTTCACTGGCTCCGGCAAGACCCTGGTGTTCGCATTGCCACTTATCATGATGTGCTTGGAACAGGAAGTCCAGATGCCTTTCATAAA GAATGAAGGCCCCTATGGGTTAATTATTTGCCCGTCACGTGAACTCGCCAAACAAACGCACGACATCATACTGCACTTTATAAAACACATGAAGATGACCGGCTTCCCGGAGATCAGGAGCTGCTTAGCAATTGGTG GTGTTGCTGTGTCGGAGTGTATGGAGACAGTGCAGCGCGGGGTTCACATCATGGTGGCGACGCCGGGACGCCTTATGGACATGCTTGATAAGAAAATG GTACGTCTCAATGTGTGCCGGTATCTTTGCATGGATGAGGCTGACCGTATGATAGACATGGGGTTCGAGGAGGACGTGCGAACGATATTCTCATACTTTACCGGGCAGCGTCAGACGCTGCTGTTTAGCGCGACAATGCCGAGAAAGATCCAAAATTTCGCGAG GTCCGCTTTAGTAAAGCCAGTTACTGTGAACGTGGGACGAGCTGGAGCTGCGTCTCTCAACGTACGCCAGGAGCTCGAACTTGTCAAAGCTGAAGCGAGAACTGTCCATTTATTGCATTGTCTACAAAAAACGCCACCTCCTGTACTAGTTTTCGCTGAGAGAAAGCAACATGTGGACGCTATACACGAGTATCTCCTGCTGAAAG GTGTAGAAGCAGTTGCTATTCATGGTGGGAAAGACCAGGAGGAGAGATCTCGTGCTGTGGAGGCGTTCAGAAAGGGAGAGAAGGACGTTCTCGTCGCAACTGACGTGGCCAGCAAAG GGCTCGACTTTCAGAATATACAGCACGTAATTAACTACGACATGCCAGAAGATATAGAGAACTACGTGCATAGGATTGGAAGGACAGGTCGAGCAGGGGGTATGGGCGTGGCAACCACGCTCCTTGGAAGACAACAGGACGATAGCGTGCTCAGAGATCTGGCTCATCTGCTGCGAGAGGCTGGCCAGAAG GTACCATCGTTCCTGCTTGAGATGATAGGAGAACCCGAGGTCCCTACTGCGCCCACTGCAGATGGCCAGGGCTGTTCCTACTGCGGGGGTCTGGGCCATCGGATTACCG AATGTCCAAAACTGGAGGCAGTACAAAACAAGCAGGCTTCGAATATTGGCAGGAGGGACTATCTGGCGAATACCGCGGCGGACTACTAG